In Synchiropus splendidus isolate RoL2022-P1 chromosome 7, RoL_Sspl_1.0, whole genome shotgun sequence, the genomic window TCTGTATCCAGGAAATTGTTCAAAGAATTCTTTAACATTGGGATATAGGATAATTTTGGCATTGGTGACAGATTGACATTTGGCTACATTGTCATTGTCACCTAATCCTTTCTGTGGGCAGCAGATACATATACAGACACTTGCAGGTGACACTGAATTCTTAAGTTGCAGAATATTAGACAGCAAGATGTCTATTGCTACGGTTGTTGGTGCATAATTATTGGTGAAACTATTCTTGTAAACGTCATCCACAGTTGGAAGTAGTTCTGGTGTGCAAGAATAATCAAATACTACTCATCCGCTCATTCAGCTTGTGCGgtaacatacagtatatgtattCAACTCTTATACATTCCTACCTGCTGCTCTCCTTCTGGTCGCCCTCGCTTCACTTCTTGTGTTGTTCCTTCATTGCGAAGAACCTTCGACTTTCGTTTCCTGATAGTCTCCGACGACATTATTGTCTACAAAAACAAGACATACGGGTCGTGTTTTGTTTGGAGTAACAGACAATACAAGTACATTTCCACATCATAGACAATGGTAGCGTTATGAAAGCTAAACGCACGCTAGCTTATTTGCTAACAATAATTCCACACAAATAAATGCGGCCATTTGCCTCTTAATGAAAACAGCAAAGCAATAAAGcagtttttaaataaacactttATGGTGTTTCGATACTCACACGCTTTGGTGGTGTAAAATAGAGTGTAAAATAACCGACGTATCAACACACGTCGTGCTAGCAAGTAGCAAGCGCCGAGAGTGGCTGGAAGCCGAGTTGGTTAAAAAGTAGAAAGCGAAGAACACGAGCCGTTGTACCGCCACCTGCAGGGCCTGCTGGGAAAAGTGTTAAACCGTTCTAATAGATTGATTACGTAGTAAAATGTCATACACGTGCCAGACAGGTGAGATTAAAAGCGGAATATGcatattgtaaaataaacaacaacagttaATATTTCTGTATGGTACTCTCCATATTTTTATTCGAAACAACCCTGACATTTCGCCGCATTTTGTACCCTGTGCCTTACTGGATGCGACAAATAAACATGCTTGACATAGGTGACCCCAAAAGTTTCTGCCAAAACCAAATCTGCTTTCTTTACAGTGCAGCATGGCTATATTCCAGGCCAATCATAGATTACATTACTCTGCTTGTATCCACAAGGATATGAGTCCATATACCTGTCAAAATAACTTTCAAAGATATTGCGATCCAAATAACTTTTCCTAGCCTGAACTGTACTGTAGGGACTCGCTCCTCAACTGGAATAGGCCTGCCACATACCAGGAAAAGAAGCTGTGTTGTTCAcatagaattattttttttcaattggcAAGTACTTCTAGAACAGTAAGCTTCCTTGACCAATAAAGATTATACTCTGCTTTTTATTAAAGCAACCATTTCAAATTCTGTTATTGGCATCAAGGCAAGTAAAGGCTTATTTTGTGATATATGTATTCATGATAGATTAAATACCAAGAGATGTTCTCCTCTACGGAGTCGTTTTAAACCTTGTAGAATGTGCTTTAACACATATTTGGTTCATGATCAGAAGTGTACGTTTTCTTAACATCCTATTATTTATGACAGTTGTGAGTCAGATCCATAACTTTACAGAAAAAAATCGCATCAGTCTATTAGAAACAATGTTATGTCACCATACAAGTGTGCAGGATGTCTTAAGACTTCAGCACTGACTTCCTGAGAAAATAGCAAGGACACCTGTTTTCCAAAAGCACATTGTTATCCACACTTCCACGTTGACCGTGGCAAACATTTTTGTACTAACATGAAGACAGCCAGACGAATGAGCAGGATGTAAATGGATGCTAATGGTTTTCAATTACCACTCTCAGCCCCCCGTATTTCATCAAAATTCCTTTTTAATTTCAAAATGTACAACATCCAGATATGATCCTAAACAAATCTAAAAAGTACAAGACATAAGTACAAAAACAACAGATATTTGGATGCTGCTTGAAGCAACTCATTTGGCCATGTCAATGAGACTCTGCAGTGACGTTGGCACCCAGGTCTTCTCCCCCTGCACAAACACCACTCCTCTGTCCATGTAGATCACGATCCGTCCAAACGTGTAAAGCTGTTTGCCCTCGTAGCGTTTGGCCACCAAAGGCATGAAGACAATGTTGTTCTCATCCGCCTTGGTCCTGATGAGATCGATGAAGTTTGTGGGTATGCCGCTGCTGGGGACCCTGTGAGCAACATTCTCAGCATCCCTGCGCTCCTGCATGGCCTCATACTGGAACTCCTTCCTTCTTTCTGTCTGGGTCAGGTATGCAATATTCTCTCTCGCACCGGGTTGTACATATCCACCTGCAGGCAAAAACATGTCATAGCCACCGTTTTTGCACAACAGATTTCCGTGATAAACATTCATAGCAACGTTCATTCAATGTCTGGAAAACATACCCATTCCTGTAGAAACTGCTCGATTCATGATGGTAAGTGCTTCGTTGAATTTGTCCTTTATGAGAGGCTGAGTCAACAAGGCATCGCTGAACATTCCTTTCCAGCCGAGGTACCAGTTGGTGATTTCCTCGTAGTTCGGGCTGCTGTTCAACCATGAGAACAGGACCTGAAACCAGCAAAATGTCCAGTGAAAACgttttacattgttttcaaGCTCACATTTTCATCGAATGAAGTTAACtatagcagtgtttttcaacctttttcaagtcATGGCACCCTCCGTTcattgaagaggaaaaaaaccaaacaaaaaacgcttgtgcttaaagtcctatagaaaatccttattcatttgtgaaaaactgtagctactgacacttggttgttattttgccaggctatttggaGAAACAAggtgcagaaaatgtatttgtttcaaatgtgtccaggaaggggtgggcaatatggcaaaatatatcatgatttatttatttatttacttactttaaataactttccttgagtttccagacaaatccttagagTTCTggacttgcttcataaaaacaattattctttctctcttcacatattggggcacatttattttgttgtgcatttagttttttgccaacttttaaaccacaaaacaataaagttttgaagtgagacgtcacgttagccgttagctgtTAGATCTGTGGTGCAGACCGTCTTTGGCATTGCGGGTCCGACAATGATACCTGGTCTAACCATCACTACTATACATTAAGACTGAAATGTTGATTCACTGACCTCTAACCACTTAGGGAAGAAGTTTTTGTCCATGAGGGACACCATGCTGGACGGAGACAGCATCCCCTCCCAGTCCATCACCCAGTGAAACTGTtccatctgctgctggtgtgggTTGATGACCAATTCCTCCAGACAAAGAGCTGTCAAGGAAACCAGAGTATTATTTGGCCATGAATATATTAAGTAGTATATGAAAGAATGAGTTGACATgaggccattttttttctttaccgAAAGTTTAGTTCAGAAAACAGTTACCTTTTCTAATTTTATaactttttatatttcatttttcaacacgAGTCAACATGAATTATAATAGAAACAATAATAGACCGGCGACAAACACAAAGACTAAGACACttcaaaaaatacaatgaaataaaacaaaaaaataaatgaagtacgcataaataaaataaaaacatgatcagCCTGTGTCACAAATGCAGGAACGTTTCTGCAGAATTCACCCATGGCTGTTTACCTAGTTTTGGGATGATGTTTTTCACCATGAAGGCCTCCCATGCACCTGGTGTGAAAACATCCTTCCAAGGCTGCAGGATGAGCCGTGCTGACGCATCACTGGGGTGCCATCGCTGCAGAGCATTAGCCAGTTTGCTTCTGATTGGTGGGTAAAGCGGCTCGAGCCGTGACTGGAGCAGAGGCAGCCAAGGATGGATCCAAGAGTGGATGGGTACCGTGTCAGTTAAAGGGTTCCAGTTATCCACCTGATTAGAGGGACATGAAAGAGGGTCAGAAATCACCAAAAcagcatttcaaataaataaataatcaggGATGTCCCTGACCTCCCGCTGGAGTCGGGGCATGACCAGCTGCTCTAAAAGGTGATCCATGATCCAAAgaggcagaagaggagaccacaaaTCCAGACAGTCCACCATTGGCCCGACATTACGAGGCTGCCAACCTGCCACACAGATGCGCATCACTGGTACCCAGACCTCCCACAGGAGTCtttgaaagaaaacacaaagatCAAAGAGTCAGTCGAAGGATCCTCTTTTAGAAATGGTCCAAGTGACTAAGTGGTTTACCGGTGGTAAGGATCCATATTTGTATCAGGGTCACCAGAAATGAGGTTTCGTGACTCAAGGATCGCTTTCCACTGTCCAACGTCTTCAAAGCAGTAAGAACTGTCCTGAAATGTAAATTGCAACATTATAACCAAGTATCAGATGAACACAGAAATTGCAACAACAGCAAAGACTGACCTTCAACGGGTCCCAAGAACGCAGCTTCTCTTTAAGTAAGGGCTGAACCGCAGCAACTGCCAAGTCTGACAAGCCCATAGTTTTATATTCTTCATAATAGTCTGTTTGTAACTTTTCAAAAATCTTTGCACATTCCTAAaccaaaaacagacacaaaaataattacattaaCAAAGTGCTGTGCAGGTCTTTACTGTGGGGgccttgaaatgttttcataaatCTCAAAATGCTGACACTGGTCGCATACCTGTAGAGTGGGTCCCTCCCCAGGAGGTGTATCTCCAGTCGGAAAGCGATCCACCAGTGCCAGCACAGCTTCCATTCTCTGGATGGAACTTTGCTCCGACTCTAACCGGGTCTGCAGTGCCCGTGACTCATGGCTCAAAGACACAACCACATCTTTCTCATGCTGGAGCCGCCTGGCAGACTACAAAACAGCCCAGCGTGATTTAGCAGCTCCAACAAGTAAAAGGACAACTTTAAAGATAATTATTCATACAATTATGAAAGCTTTATTTTCATCTCCCCTACCTGTAATATGTCCTGTTCTGTGAGATCTATGAGGAGCTGCAGGTTGTGCTCCAACTCTGGAAGGGCAAAACCAGACCCCTTCTGATCTCTGGCCAAACTTGGGGGTCCTTCATCTGGAATGCTGTGCTTGTTGGACATCTGACTGTAGTTGTTATAAACTTTCAGCTCTCTTCCAGTCATATCTATAACCTACAGAGAAAATAATTCTTAGACTTAACTGAGCAACATTTAGCTGGTGATTGCAAGACTTGCTAAACAGCAATATtccaagggaaaaaaaacactcaaattTGGTTCCATAAAGAAACATTATGTGACACAGCTGctgaaaaagtaaaatacagTCTTATCGAGGATACCTTAACTTGAGCCAACTCTCCTGCTGACGCAGCTGTGCTGCGTCCTGCTAGCTTTCCTTTAGCCTTTAGCTCATCTACAGTTCGGTACGAGTACTTGGGTTTCTTCTTTGCTGCAGATCCTGCAGGATCCTTACGCCACTGACCAAGCTCCTTTTGAAACTCCTTAAAAAGACAAGCAGGATATgcatatatattgtatatatcaGTATTCCAGATGTggataacattttaaaaaagatacAGAGCAAActaccttctcctcctcttcctctgagtCAACAACTGGAAAATCTTTAAGACTCTGTTGTgttcgttcattgccatatgCTCCAACTGCTCCCTTTCCTTTGCGAACCTTTGCTTCAATGGGATTTATGATGCCTAGAACAAGCAGTTGTCAGCCTTAGAATACTGAAGGAAAAGTGAACACAAATATCCAAATACACACAAAGAACTAACCTTGAGCATTCTTGCCCAAACCTTTCCCTGGTTGGTATCCCATTTTCTGGAGCAGTTTCTGTCCAATTCCCTTTGTGTGCTTCTCCCATGTGCCAATACCCTGTCCAGAGTGTATGCCACCTGCAAACCTCTGAGACTGGTTTCCACGGAAATTACCCTGTTTGACGACATTTGTATCAACAAattagttttaaaaaatatatttcacttaCTCAGTGATGAAATATACCTGTTGTTTCTTAGCAGCACCCCTTCGTGGAGGAGAAGGTGCTGATGgtgcatcttcatcatcatcatattcatCTGATCCTCCTTCTTTTTCCTGCTGTTGTTCTTctactgcagttttttttaaaccagcgCTCACAAAGTTCACTGGTGCAGTGTAGTCTTTTGCCCTAAAATATAGGTAAGATATGTTATAGTGTTTGAAAAGCAGTAAAGTGCAATGAGTTGCTTGAAGCTGGGATGTAGGTTAAGATACAAAACAACCACTCACCGCTTGCCTCCAAAACTGGgcctgtcatcatcatcagagtCCTTATCAGCCCAGATGCCATAGGTGGCCTGCTCTTTAGTCTGTCTGTGCCGGCGCCGCTCAGGGTTGAACTCATTTGCCAAATCCCATTctgtcacttcaaaactttcaaCTTCGAcgccatcatcttcctcctctcgtCCTCGTCGTCCATACAGGTGGGACATCGACATGCTAGATAAGGAGGGTCCTGGAAGTCAGCAGAAAATAACATTCGCTTTTATTGAGGGTGCCCATGAAATATGACAATGACATTTGACTAACCTTTGTATTACAATGTACGTTCAAAAATGAATACTTTGGCTTCAAAATACTAGAAGAAAACAAGTTATGTTTGCTTCCGAAGAGATCACTTTAAATCCACGCTAACTTTTGGCAGCAACTAGTCATAAACATCTAACGTAACTACAGACAAGCGGGGTGATTTACTACTTAAACGTTGGCTAAATCCTCACTCCGAAGCAGAGTTCAAGACAGAATGTAGAACATAGAAGAAAAGAAACTAGAAACTCACCTTACACCtttaataacaaacaaaataggattacaAAAGCATAGTTAAACCCACAACCGCTTGCTAGTTAACCAACGCACAGACCGCGCAGCATCATACAATAACTTCCGGAGTAACTGCCTGTGTTTGTCGAAAAGACGTCCCCTTGCAACAAAACACCTAAGACGAATACACTTATTTTTCATCAATAACTGAAAATTATTTAGAACGTGTAGTAGAACTATGTTTtttgacacatcattaaaagaatAACCTTAccagttttgtattttattttactgtaacCTGAACACCGGAAGAGGAAACGTTGGTGTCGCACTCAATTTCTTCCCTTAGGTTGCTCACTCAAAACATTCACGCAAAATTACGCAAtatcatatatttaaaaaagtacTTATATTTATGAGGATTCTAAATGTCAGACTCCGGTGAAGAGTGGCAGGTTATCCGGCGACGTAAAGGAAGTGCTCGTAAACCGAAAAACCGTCAAGTATCAGGAGGAACTATTTGCTGTCAGGAGGAGCTGGATGTTGTGAAAACTGTCAGAAGAATTCAAGACACTGTGTATGAGCCGCTTTTCATGTTGTCCAAGTTATATATTGAGACACATGTCGATTGAATGTATCCACGTGTTCGATTTAAATCAATCTTTGTCATtttgaataatgaataatattagTTATATTTGATAGTCGTTGTACAgctcaaaatggaaaaaaagacattgtaAGATCATTTAGGGAGAATCACTGAATGGGATTGACAATAAAGTACttattaatttttattaaaataaactcaaaatgTACTTGAATGTAAAGGTAGCGCCTCTGACAGTGTAATCTCGGGATGTATTAAATCACATCATGATTATTTCAGTGGATATATATACGTAAACTTCATGATTCTGGTCTTTGCTCAGGGCTGAGTTGAGATGTGAGGACTTCTGGATAGACTGGAAAGGTGAGTCTGAAAGAATGAATTGAGTAGGTACTGCAGCTCCTATGTTTCTAATCTCTCTtcagagaagctgctggaggttGCACAGTCACTCCCAACATCtgtgatcacaaatgaaaatgcGCAGGGGACAGAAAGCTCTCTTCCAGCACAGCTTCAGTGTGTTTGTTATGGACTGGGACCCTTTTCATCCATTGTGTCAGCGCGTTACCAACTTGCCATGatgctcctgctgctggaggcAGCACAGGTtggttgacatttttttaaatattgaaggCAGGATGTTTTGAAACCGACTCATGCCAGCGGCTACATTTACTTCACTGTAAGAGAAACCACATTTCAACTGTTGATATCTGAACACCCTGTGCAATCTCTCTCCTTTGACAGATCCCCATGGAAAACTGCTTTGTGTTTGACCCTGTGTTCTCCGCTGGTGAGAAGAGTGTTTTAAAAGAACTGGGTCTCATGGTTCTTACGGAAAATGAGGTCAGTTTCAGTGACTGAACCAAACATTTTAACATCATCAATGTTATCAACAATGTTAATCTCTCTGTCGGTCTAAGATTTATTTCATGTCTACAATGATATTTGATCTTTCTAAGTTCTGTTATTTGCCCAATTTAATTACCCCTTCCGGtggtaaaaacaaaaccaaacaaggaTATCTTCTCTTATTGTCAGTTAATTCAAACATGCAGATTCGCCTGTAAAAATTGTAATAAACCAGAATGCTAGCACAAAATGTGATATATGAatactgacatgtttgttttcatgtcacaGGAGGGGAAGCGGCTGGCGACCAAACCCTCCATCTTTTACTTGATGCATTGTGGAAAGGCCCTTTACAACAACCTTCTGTGGAAGAACTGGAGCACTGACCTCTTGCCACGTATCATCATAATTGGAAACAGCTTCACGGGCATGAAGGACAGGTGAGTGACTGTGGTGAGACACCAGACTGGTGTAAGTGTGTGACGTTCTCCTTTGAGCAGATCAGTGGAGAGAGAATTCACCCGTGACTACAGCTTCCTCAGCCAGGCAGCCACCATGGCTAAGGAGAGATCATTGACCTGTCCATCCCGAATGATCGATGTGTTTGGGGACACAGCGATCATGAGCTTTTCCTCCAGAAGCCTTCTGAAACTTCCAGAGTTGACCTGGAAAGATCTTGCTGAACCACAGTATGAGAATTGTGAAGACTTGGAGATCATACTGAGGGAAGCGCAGTGCTAATATTAACTGTTTAACttcatgtgtattttttatAATGGTGTTAATAATGGTGtgtacatgcatttttaaataaattgcatgTTTTGTACATTTCTGGTAATCGTCTTTATAAACGTATTGTAGACCACAGTCACCATCTTAAAGCATTATCGTTTATAATTATTTGCTTATATATTTCTCCAAAATTATACATAGTGTAAAAGTGTctttgttatatatttattcaattcaaataaaaaaaaaagtattcacATATTGTACTTATTGTAATaagtacaataaataaaataagcaaatTAGATCATTAAAATCATAAGATATTGGAAAAATGAGgggaaaatattgaaaaatattttctagTTCTTTCTTATTTTGCCTTCTATATTGTATAATGGGATGGTGATTgtacatattttgtttttaaacgtAGTTCcttgaaatattacattttcagtAATTTCTCATAATTTTCTGTGATTCTGTGAGTTGCCTTTCTGACAAAGGTCAAAAGAAAACCTTTAAAACCAAACTTTATAGTCAGTAAAAACTTtattgaaaaggaaaacagcCACTTCCCAGCTTGAACACACTGTAATACTTGTCTGTTAGACTTCATGTTAATGGTATAAAATTGATCCTCGGGGTCATGAGGCTGCACTCTTACAGCAGTGATTTGTTAAAACAGTGACATGTCCCTTCactcctcagctgctccatTCACACTCACTCCGTTGACAGCTGCGTGCTTGTTCTCTGTCCCGTTGGCCACTGGGGATTTAGAAACCACATCAGCCCAGGTTCCTTTATTTAAGGAAGTTTTGCTCACAGCTCCACCCAAATCTTTTGGATTATTGGCTTCACTTTTAACTGCAGTAGATTCGGCTGATGGTCCGTCCACTTGTGTTTTTCCTTCTGGATCTGACTCATGACCGTTGGCCAAAACTGAGGTGGAAGtctctccagtttcctcctcagGTTGGTTCTCGGCGGCAATGACTGCCAGGCTTCCTCCATTCTCTGCTCCATGcctgtttcctgtttctttgttttCGCTTTTCCCGGCTTCCTCCAGGGGGTCTGGGATGAGAGGTTCCTGCGATAACTTGCTCAGCAGTTCTTTGGCCACCGCGGCTTTGATTTCCTTGTGCTTCTGCTTAAACTCAAGGAATTTGTTACTGCAATAAAATCAGATAGAATGGTGTTACAAGCAAATATTTTTCTGGTCAAAAATGGTAGAAATGTCTGGGCCCGTCATATCACAAAATCACATTAAGTGTTCAATGTTTGCATTTGCATAGTCAATTTCTATTAAACATCAAGgaatatatattgtatttaagGTGTCAAATTGAAGctcaaatatattatttaaatgtttcagTTGAGCTTCCAATGACTGCATTGATTAATATGCCATTATTATAGTTCcatatttaatttcaaattattatttccACCGTGACATTGCTGACACTGATTTTCTATCTTTTCTATCTCATGAAACACCTAGCGTGATtgtctgtgctgtgttttggcATCAccatctttttacctgtatgcAATTCGTTTAATCCCAGTGACCAGACCCATCTGCTCCTGAATTGTGTCACTAGAGGGAGTGATGCACTGcaagaggaaaacaaccaaTGGAAGAAAATATCATCATAAACATTCATAACATACTTCAGCCTGTTTCTAAGGTCAGGAACACTCTGGACACCTCGTCAAAAATGGAAGTGCAGATATATTTACAGTCCCTAGTTaacctgttgttgtttttggacTGGCCACACGGGGGCCTAGTGGTTATCactctcgccttgcagcaagaaggttgcgggttcGATTGCGGGGTTGGGCTGGAGGCcgttctgcatggagtttgcatgttctccccatgtGCGCCAGAGTACCTGGTTTCGTCcaacagtccaaagacatgcttacTAGGTTTATTGAACACTCTAAAATGGCCCCTAgttatgcgtgtgtgtgtgtgtgtgtgtgtgtgtgtgtgtgtgtgaatggtgtgtgggccctgcgatggactggcaacctgtccagggtgtattcctgcctcctGCCCAATGACCGCTAAATAGCTTCAACACTAGGAAATCATTAAATGAGCAGTTAAATCCCACAACTTTTTAAAATGCTACTCTTCGTCAATAATCCCTCTAATTTTACCATCTTGAAAAGACTTTAAGCCGAACCTGAGCTCATACCTCCACTGGATGCTCTGAGGATTCAGTTGCTGCTTGTCTCAGGGAGCGTTCCACTTTCACTGCCTGCTTCGTAATAGTGGACAGAAACTCCGTGCTGCATCGGGTCTGAGCGTGATCCTCCCCAAACTAAAGAGAGATCAAACATTTGGAATGATGCAAATCAAATTAAGAACTTCAGTTCACCGTCATAAATACCTACCATCAGTGTAAAAGCGGTGAGGGCTTCTTTCTCATGACTCATGGCAGATCGATAGTCACCCTGGCTGCACATCCACTGTGCCAGCAGGTGTTGGCTGCACATCACAGATCCAGAAAATGAGAAATGACTTTGATAAAATCAGGGAGTTACAAGACAAATCCAACCTCAGTGCAGTGTAGAGGTTTGAAGGGCCAAAGAAAGAGGTGTTGATTTTGAGGGCGTTCTTCAGGAACTGTGCCGCCTGAGCCCCAGTCATCATCAACCCCAGGCAGCTCTGCAGGAGAAAGTCATGACTAACTTCTTAGAAGTCTCATGCATACATTTTGAATTGTTTGAGTTTCACATACATCCACTGTTGCGATGTAAGGATGGTCTTCTCCGTGAACTGTGAGAAGCAGCAGACGAGCTCTCA contains:
- the srrd gene encoding SRR1-like protein is translated as MSDSGEEWQVIRRRKGSARKPKNRQVSGGTICCQEELDVVKTVRRIQDTVAELRCEDFWIDWKEKLLEVAQSLPTSVITNENAQGTESSLPAQLQCVCYGLGPFSSIVSARYQLAMMLLLLEAAQIPMENCFVFDPVFSAGEKSVLKELGLMVLTENEEGKRLATKPSIFYLMHCGKALYNNLLWKNWSTDLLPRIIIIGNSFTGMKDRSVEREFTRDYSFLSQAATMAKERSLTCPSRMIDVFGDTAIMSFSSRSLLKLPELTWKDLAEPQYENCEDLEIILREAQC
- the tfip11 gene encoding tuftelin-interacting protein 11 codes for the protein MSMSHLYGRRGREEEDDGVEVESFEVTEWDLANEFNPERRRHRQTKEQATYGIWADKDSDDDDRPSFGGKRAKDYTAPVNFVSAGLKKTAVEEQQQEKEGGSDEYDDDEDAPSAPSPPRRGAAKKQQGNFRGNQSQRFAGGIHSGQGIGTWEKHTKGIGQKLLQKMGYQPGKGLGKNAQGIINPIEAKVRKGKGAVGAYGNERTQQSLKDFPVVDSEEEEEKEFQKELGQWRKDPAGSAAKKKPKYSYRTVDELKAKGKLAGRSTAASAGELAQVKVIDMTGRELKVYNNYSQMSNKHSIPDEGPPSLARDQKGSGFALPELEHNLQLLIDLTEQDILQSARRLQHEKDVVVSLSHESRALQTRLESEQSSIQRMEAVLALVDRFPTGDTPPGEGPTLQECAKIFEKLQTDYYEEYKTMGLSDLAVAAVQPLLKEKLRSWDPLKDSSYCFEDVGQWKAILESRNLISGDPDTNMDPYHRLLWEVWVPVMRICVAGWQPRNVGPMVDCLDLWSPLLPLWIMDHLLEQLVMPRLQREVDNWNPLTDTVPIHSWIHPWLPLLQSRLEPLYPPIRSKLANALQRWHPSDASARLILQPWKDVFTPGAWEAFMVKNIIPKLALCLEELVINPHQQQMEQFHWVMDWEGMLSPSSMVSLMDKNFFPKWLEVLFSWLNSSPNYEEITNWYLGWKGMFSDALLTQPLIKDKFNEALTIMNRAVSTGMGGYVQPGARENIAYLTQTERRKEFQYEAMQERRDAENVAHRVPSSGIPTNFIDLIRTKADENNIVFMPLVAKRYEGKQLYTFGRIVIYMDRGVVFVQGEKTWVPTSLQSLIDMAK